A single region of the Rhodococcus sp. W8901 genome encodes:
- a CDS encoding mycofactocin system FadH/OYE family oxidoreductase 1, translated as MRGNLTEQFTLAGHDIPSRVLFGPHETNLGDGRALSPRHVAYYERRARGGAGVIVTETASVHESDWPYERAPLAARCGSGWADVVAACRPHGTLVLAGLGHTGLQGSSAWSQAALWAPSRFPDPISRELPMEMGQAQIDSLVEGFGAAARVAAAAGADGVELDAGPFSLLRQFHSGLTNRRADPYGADRLRLTREVISAVRAELGDGRILSLRLCCDELAPWAGVAPDEAAEQVGALSDSVDLLVVVRGGPFTTAAYRPDMQSEPGFNVELCRAMREAAGGRVPVVLQGSVVGADQAQGALDDGVADLVEMTRAQIADPDLVARVRDGLVPRPCVLCNQTCLVRDPRNPIVTCIGNPSAGHETVDPEPVVAVESALVVGGGPAGLEAARALAQRGVRVTLTEKAARTGGMLRTAAVGAGRVRLAMLVDWLEAECRRLGVDIRTDIELGAAELAEARTAGTLVVHATGSSPRPAPCPVGAGVQAVTAADVLAGAVLEPGPVVLFDPVGGPVAVSVALWLAEQDREVAIATPDQLIGSRLGPTGDLVGANARVQRAGVARHLAAIPVSAAAGEVLLENRFTGVRTRVPCAVFVDCSHRLPNESVGAGGPQDERIGDCVAPRSVLEAVREGHLAELSGASRRRFTLVDR; from the coding sequence ATGCGCGGCAACCTCACCGAGCAGTTCACCCTGGCCGGGCACGATATCCCGTCCAGGGTGCTGTTCGGCCCGCACGAGACCAATCTGGGTGACGGCCGTGCGCTGTCGCCGCGCCACGTCGCGTACTACGAGCGGCGGGCCCGCGGCGGCGCCGGAGTGATCGTCACCGAGACCGCATCCGTGCACGAGTCTGACTGGCCGTACGAGCGCGCCCCGCTGGCGGCCCGATGCGGATCAGGCTGGGCCGACGTGGTCGCCGCGTGCCGGCCGCACGGAACGCTGGTGCTGGCGGGTCTCGGGCACACCGGCCTGCAGGGGTCCAGCGCGTGGTCGCAGGCCGCGTTGTGGGCGCCGTCCCGGTTCCCGGACCCGATCTCGCGTGAGCTACCGATGGAGATGGGACAGGCCCAGATCGACTCGCTCGTCGAGGGTTTCGGGGCGGCAGCGCGAGTCGCAGCAGCCGCAGGGGCGGACGGGGTCGAACTCGACGCCGGCCCCTTCTCCCTGCTGCGACAGTTCCATTCGGGACTCACCAACCGTCGCGCCGACCCGTACGGCGCCGACCGGCTGCGCCTCACCCGCGAAGTGATCTCCGCGGTGCGCGCCGAACTCGGCGACGGCCGGATCCTGTCGTTGCGACTCTGCTGCGACGAACTCGCTCCCTGGGCCGGTGTCGCCCCCGACGAGGCTGCCGAACAGGTTGGTGCGCTGTCCGATTCAGTGGACCTGCTGGTGGTCGTGCGCGGCGGTCCGTTCACCACCGCCGCCTACCGGCCGGACATGCAGAGCGAGCCCGGATTCAACGTCGAGCTGTGCCGGGCGATGCGCGAGGCCGCAGGCGGACGCGTCCCGGTGGTGCTGCAGGGCAGCGTCGTCGGTGCCGATCAGGCGCAGGGCGCCCTCGACGACGGCGTCGCCGATCTGGTCGAGATGACCCGTGCGCAGATCGCGGACCCGGACCTTGTGGCGCGGGTTCGGGACGGCCTCGTGCCGCGCCCGTGCGTGCTGTGCAATCAGACGTGCCTCGTCCGCGATCCGCGCAATCCGATCGTCACGTGTATCGGTAACCCGTCGGCCGGACACGAGACGGTCGATCCCGAGCCCGTCGTCGCCGTGGAGTCGGCGCTCGTGGTGGGTGGTGGTCCGGCGGGCCTCGAGGCGGCACGCGCGCTCGCACAGCGCGGCGTCCGGGTGACGTTGACGGAGAAAGCTGCTCGAACCGGCGGCATGCTGCGCACGGCGGCCGTCGGGGCCGGGCGCGTGCGACTGGCGATGTTGGTCGACTGGCTCGAGGCGGAATGCCGCCGGCTCGGGGTGGACATCCGGACGGACATCGAGCTGGGCGCCGCGGAACTGGCCGAGGCCCGTACCGCCGGGACGCTGGTCGTGCACGCGACCGGCAGCAGCCCGCGACCCGCGCCGTGCCCCGTCGGTGCCGGGGTGCAGGCGGTGACCGCGGCGGATGTGCTGGCGGGCGCGGTGCTCGAACCCGGGCCCGTCGTGCTGTTCGACCCCGTCGGTGGCCCCGTCGCGGTGTCGGTGGCGCTGTGGCTGGCCGAGCAGGACCGCGAGGTGGCGATCGCGACGCCCGATCAGCTGATCGGATCCCGGCTGGGGCCCACCGGGGATCTGGTCGGCGCGAACGCGCGCGTGCAGCGGGCGGGTGTCGCGCGGCATCTCGCGGCGATCCCGGTGTCGGCCGCCGCGGGAGAAGTGCTGCTGGAGAACCGGTTCACGGGCGTGCGGACCCGCGTACCGTGCGCAGTATTCGTGGACTGCTCGCATCGACTGCCGAACGAGTCGGTGGGCGCGGGTGGTCCGCAGGATGAGCGGATCGGCGACTGCGTCGCGCCCCGGTCCGTGCTCGAAGCTGTCCGCGAGGGTCACCTCGCGGAGTTGTCAGGGGCGTCTCGGCGCCGGTTCACGTTAGTCGACCGTTAG
- a CDS encoding mycofactocin system FadH/OYE family oxidoreductase 2, with product MLFSPLRLGSRTLANRVVFTAHLTNYACAGLPTEQHAAYYAARAAGGAGMIVTEEQCVHPSDWPYEKVIHGYRPEVVEGYRRITDAVHGHGTVILAQLNHNGGQGSGMYSRRPLWAPSPVPDPLFREVPKALAADEIAELVAGYATVAGHCRDGGFDGVELQGSQSSLIRGFLARQTNLRTDDYGGVVENRARFLLEVIAAVRAAIGPDLILGVRLSGDEQVSGGIVLDEAVTVARLVEATGAVDYINTTMGVATETLHLVEPSMATPRGYALHISDAIRRGVSLPVVGVGRLKEPAEAERALVEGRCDLIGVVRGQIADPDFVAKARQGAADEIRTCLSCNQECVGRMGLGRWLGCVENPRAGRESVPLPQPRMPGRRVVVVGGGPAGLSAAATAAERGHRVTLYERSGVLGGQIRVAASAAGRGELGDLVWNLAGECERRGVRIETGVDVGVDMLGELAPDVVVVATGARPVRPWWAGECTRVVHARDVLEGRADPHGRVLVVDELGFQQGPSVAETLAARGCAVTIASPGMSVAQDLGVTLDMEGWQRRAHRAGIEQWTDVGVVGVVGESGRLRVAMEYHLTGDSRTDGFDWVVCAIHQEPDEGLWKALSRSNSVPFEVHRIGDAVTPRRSHAAVLEGYQVAVSL from the coding sequence ATGTTGTTCTCCCCGCTCCGCCTGGGCTCGCGCACGCTGGCCAATCGGGTCGTGTTCACCGCGCACCTGACGAACTACGCGTGCGCCGGCCTGCCCACCGAGCAGCACGCCGCGTACTACGCGGCCCGGGCTGCCGGCGGAGCGGGGATGATCGTCACCGAGGAGCAGTGCGTCCACCCCTCGGACTGGCCGTACGAGAAGGTGATTCACGGGTACCGCCCCGAGGTGGTCGAGGGATACCGCAGGATCACCGATGCCGTGCACGGACACGGCACGGTGATCCTCGCGCAGCTCAATCACAACGGCGGTCAGGGGTCGGGCATGTATTCCCGCCGCCCGCTGTGGGCGCCGAGCCCGGTGCCGGACCCGTTGTTCCGGGAGGTGCCCAAGGCCCTCGCAGCAGACGAGATCGCCGAGCTGGTCGCCGGCTACGCCACCGTTGCCGGGCACTGCCGCGATGGTGGATTCGACGGTGTCGAACTGCAGGGGTCGCAGTCGTCGCTGATCCGCGGATTCCTCGCTCGGCAGACGAATCTGCGGACCGATGACTACGGCGGTGTGGTGGAGAACCGTGCGCGGTTCCTGCTCGAGGTGATCGCGGCGGTGCGTGCGGCGATCGGTCCGGATCTCATTCTCGGCGTGCGGCTCTCGGGCGACGAGCAGGTTTCCGGTGGCATCGTGCTGGACGAGGCGGTGACCGTGGCGCGACTGGTGGAGGCGACGGGCGCCGTCGACTACATCAACACCACGATGGGCGTGGCGACCGAGACTCTGCATCTGGTGGAGCCGTCCATGGCGACACCACGCGGCTATGCGCTGCACATCTCCGACGCGATCCGGCGCGGTGTCTCGCTGCCGGTGGTCGGGGTGGGGCGGCTGAAGGAACCGGCGGAGGCCGAGCGGGCCCTGGTCGAGGGGCGCTGCGATCTGATCGGTGTGGTGCGCGGCCAGATCGCCGACCCGGACTTCGTGGCGAAGGCGCGGCAGGGTGCCGCCGACGAGATCCGTACCTGCCTGTCGTGCAATCAGGAATGCGTCGGACGCATGGGGCTGGGGCGGTGGCTCGGATGCGTCGAGAATCCGCGTGCCGGTAGGGAATCGGTGCCGCTGCCGCAACCGCGCATGCCCGGACGCCGGGTCGTGGTGGTGGGCGGTGGCCCAGCCGGGTTGTCTGCCGCAGCGACCGCGGCGGAGCGTGGGCACCGCGTGACGCTGTACGAGCGGTCGGGCGTGCTGGGTGGGCAGATCCGGGTGGCGGCCTCGGCGGCCGGCCGCGGTGAACTCGGCGATCTGGTGTGGAACCTGGCGGGGGAGTGCGAGCGCCGCGGCGTGCGGATCGAGACGGGGGTCGACGTCGGCGTGGACATGCTCGGCGAACTGGCGCCGGATGTCGTCGTCGTGGCGACGGGCGCGCGTCCGGTCCGGCCGTGGTGGGCGGGAGAGTGCACACGCGTCGTCCATGCCCGCGATGTCCTCGAGGGGCGGGCCGATCCGCACGGCCGTGTTCTCGTGGTGGACGAACTCGGTTTCCAGCAGGGGCCGTCGGTGGCGGAGACCTTGGCAGCGCGCGGGTGCGCGGTGACGATCGCGTCGCCCGGCATGAGCGTCGCGCAGGACCTCGGTGTCACCCTGGACATGGAGGGGTGGCAGCGGCGCGCGCACCGCGCCGGCATCGAACAGTGGACCGACGTCGGGGTCGTCGGTGTCGTCGGGGAATCGGGCCGGCTGCGGGTGGCGATGGAGTACCACCTGACCGGAGACTCGCGCACGGACGGATTCGACTGGGTGGTGTGTGCGATCCACCAGGAACCCGACGAAGGTCTGTGGAAAGCATTGTCGCGCAGCAATTCCGTCCCGTTCGAGGTGCATCGCATCGGGGACGCCGTCACACCGCGGCGCTCGCACGCCGCGGTGCTCGAGGGGTATCAGGTGGCGGTGTCGCTGTAG
- the mftD gene encoding pre-mycofactocin synthase MftD (MftD, an enzyme found in the mycofactocin biosynthesis locus, performs an oxidative deamination of 3-amino-5-[(p-hydroxyphenyl)methyl]-4,4-dimethyl-2-pyrrolidinone (AHDP). The resulting compound, now called pre-mycofactocin (PMFT), is a biologically active redox cofactor that can oxidize the non-exchangeable NADH of TIGR03971 family SDR-type oxidoreductases.): MAKSAWFETVAEAQRRAKKRLPKSVYAALVAGSEKGLTVDDNISAFTELGFAPHVAGLSGERDLSTTVMGQPISMPVMISPTGVQAVHPDGEVAVARAAAARGTAIGLSSFASKSIEEVAAANPQTFFQMYWVGDRDTLLQRMERARAAGATGLIITLDWSFSNGRDWGSPSIPEKMDLKAMFQFAPEGITRPKWLWEFAKTGKVPDLTTPNLAAPGQQPPTFFGAYGQWMGTPLPTWDDVAWLREQWGGPFMLKGVMRVDDAKRALDAGCSAISVSNHGGNNLDGTPAPIRALPAIAEAVGDQMEVVLDGGIRRGSDVVKALALGARAVMIGRAYLWGLSANGQAGVENVLDILRGGIDSAVLGLGHKSIQDLSPADLVVPEGFRRDLGVG; this comes from the coding sequence ATGGCCAAGAGTGCCTGGTTCGAGACGGTCGCAGAGGCGCAGCGGCGGGCGAAGAAGCGCCTGCCGAAGTCGGTGTATGCGGCGCTCGTCGCCGGATCCGAGAAGGGTCTGACCGTCGATGACAACATCTCGGCATTCACCGAACTGGGGTTCGCGCCGCACGTCGCCGGGCTGAGCGGTGAGCGAGATCTGTCGACCACCGTTATGGGCCAGCCCATTTCGATGCCTGTCATGATCTCGCCCACCGGTGTGCAGGCAGTGCACCCGGACGGCGAGGTCGCGGTCGCGCGCGCCGCGGCGGCCCGGGGCACCGCGATCGGGCTCAGCTCGTTCGCGAGCAAGTCCATCGAGGAGGTGGCCGCGGCCAACCCGCAGACCTTCTTCCAGATGTACTGGGTGGGCGACCGCGACACTCTGCTCCAGCGTATGGAGCGCGCCCGCGCCGCGGGTGCGACCGGGCTGATCATCACGCTCGACTGGTCCTTCTCCAACGGGCGCGACTGGGGCAGCCCGTCGATCCCCGAGAAGATGGATCTCAAGGCGATGTTCCAGTTCGCGCCCGAGGGCATCACCCGCCCGAAGTGGCTGTGGGAGTTCGCCAAGACGGGCAAGGTCCCGGATCTGACGACGCCCAACCTGGCGGCGCCGGGCCAGCAGCCGCCCACCTTCTTCGGCGCGTACGGCCAGTGGATGGGCACGCCGCTGCCGACGTGGGACGACGTCGCGTGGCTGCGTGAGCAGTGGGGCGGACCGTTCATGCTCAAGGGCGTCATGCGCGTCGACGACGCCAAGCGCGCCCTCGATGCCGGTTGCTCGGCGATCTCGGTGTCGAACCACGGCGGCAACAACCTCGACGGCACCCCGGCCCCGATCCGCGCGCTGCCGGCCATCGCTGAGGCGGTCGGTGACCAGATGGAGGTCGTGCTCGACGGCGGCATCCGCCGCGGCAGTGACGTCGTCAAGGCGCTCGCGCTCGGTGCCCGCGCAGTCATGATCGGTCGCGCGTACCTGTGGGGCCTCTCGGCCAACGGTCAGGCCGGTGTCGAGAACGTTCTCGACATCCTGCGCGGCGGCATCGATTCCGCCGTGCTGGGCTTGGGTCACAAGTCGATTCAGGATCTGAGCCCCGCCGACCTGGTGGTGCCCGAGGGATTCCGTCGCGACCTGGGCGTCGGCTAG
- a CDS encoding mycofactocin-coupled SDR family oxidoreductase — MGQFDGKVAFITGAARGQGRTHAVRLAREGASIIAVDVCKSVTDDNTYDAATSEDLAETVRLVEAEGAKIFAREADVRDSAALKAVVDAGVEQFGRLDIVVANAGICNWNRFWEMSDEQWETLIDINLTGSFKTLKAAVPAMIEAGNGGSIIVVSSVAGMKALPGQAHYAASKFGLVGLTQAAAKELGEYRIRVNSIHPYGVNTHMGTDQGSLVILQQYPHYGPNFAPILTEKPIADPDDISDAVLWLAGDGSKTVTASQVALDQGNTKV; from the coding sequence GTGGGGCAGTTCGACGGCAAGGTTGCTTTCATCACGGGTGCGGCGCGCGGCCAGGGTCGCACGCACGCCGTGCGACTGGCGCGTGAGGGCGCATCCATCATTGCGGTGGACGTGTGCAAGTCCGTCACGGACGACAACACGTACGACGCGGCGACGTCCGAGGACCTCGCGGAGACCGTTCGCCTCGTCGAGGCCGAGGGCGCCAAGATCTTCGCCCGCGAGGCCGACGTCCGTGACAGCGCGGCGCTGAAGGCCGTCGTCGACGCGGGTGTGGAGCAGTTCGGCCGGCTCGACATCGTCGTCGCCAACGCCGGCATCTGCAACTGGAACCGCTTCTGGGAGATGTCGGACGAGCAGTGGGAGACGCTGATCGACATCAACCTCACCGGCTCCTTCAAGACCCTCAAGGCGGCGGTGCCGGCGATGATCGAGGCGGGCAACGGTGGCTCCATCATCGTCGTCAGCTCCGTCGCCGGCATGAAGGCACTTCCCGGTCAGGCGCACTATGCGGCGTCGAAGTTCGGTCTCGTCGGCCTGACTCAGGCTGCTGCGAAGGAGCTGGGCGAGTACAGGATTCGCGTCAACTCGATCCACCCGTACGGCGTCAACACGCACATGGGTACCGATCAGGGCAGCCTCGTGATCCTGCAGCAGTACCCGCACTACGGGCCGAACTTCGCGCCGATTCTCACCGAGAAGCCGATCGCCGACCCGGACGACATCTCGGATGCGGTGCTGTGGCTCGCGGGTGACGGCTCCAAGACCGTCACGGCCAGCCAGGTGGCTCTGGACCAGGGCAACACCAAGGTCTGA
- the mftC gene encoding mycofactocin radical SAM maturase (MftC is a radical SAM/SPASM enzyme that catalyzes the first two steps in biosynthesis of the electron carrier mycofactocin from the terminal Val-Tyr dipeptide of the precursor peptide MftA.), producing the protein MTSVLEPPAPAVGRLVDQFELGLDAPICLTWELTYACNLSCVHCLSSSGRRDPRELSTEQCKSIIDELQRMQVFYVNIGGGEPTVRSDFWELVDYATEHQVGVKFSTNGVKIDKKVAQRLASSDYVDVQISLDGATAEVNDAVRGPGSFAMAVRALENLAEAGFKDAKISVVVTRQNVSQLDDFKALADKYGATLRITRLRPSGRGADVWDELHPTQEQQRELYNWLVANGEGVLTGDSFFHLSAYGDALPGLNLCGAGRVVCLIDPIGDVYACPFAIHDQFLAGNIVSDGGFQQVWQHSELFQDLRSPQTGGACAKCDHYDSCRGGCMAAKFFTGLPMDGPDPECVQGYGESALAADRSVPKSSQDHSRTGKRAERRTPKAPVPLTLLMRPPAKICDENPLAGME; encoded by the coding sequence ATGACCTCAGTTCTCGAGCCGCCCGCCCCTGCCGTGGGTCGACTAGTCGACCAGTTCGAACTCGGTCTCGACGCGCCGATCTGCCTCACGTGGGAACTCACCTACGCCTGCAACCTGTCCTGTGTGCACTGCCTGTCGTCCTCGGGGCGCCGGGATCCGCGTGAGCTGTCCACGGAGCAGTGCAAGTCGATCATCGACGAACTGCAGCGCATGCAGGTGTTCTACGTCAACATCGGTGGCGGTGAGCCCACCGTGCGTTCCGACTTCTGGGAGCTCGTCGACTACGCGACCGAGCACCAGGTGGGCGTGAAGTTCTCCACCAACGGCGTCAAGATCGACAAGAAGGTGGCACAGCGCCTCGCGTCGAGCGACTACGTCGACGTCCAGATCTCCCTCGACGGTGCGACCGCCGAGGTGAACGACGCGGTGCGCGGCCCGGGTTCGTTCGCGATGGCCGTCCGTGCGCTGGAGAACCTGGCCGAGGCCGGGTTCAAGGACGCGAAGATCTCGGTCGTCGTCACGCGCCAGAACGTGAGCCAGCTCGACGACTTCAAGGCGCTCGCCGACAAGTACGGTGCGACGCTGCGCATTACGCGACTTCGTCCGTCCGGCCGTGGCGCCGACGTGTGGGACGAGTTGCATCCCACCCAGGAGCAGCAGCGCGAGCTGTACAACTGGCTGGTCGCGAACGGCGAGGGCGTGCTCACGGGTGACTCGTTCTTCCACCTGTCCGCGTACGGTGACGCACTGCCGGGGCTGAACCTGTGCGGCGCCGGCCGTGTCGTGTGCCTGATCGATCCGATCGGCGACGTCTACGCGTGCCCGTTCGCGATCCACGACCAGTTCCTCGCCGGAAACATCGTCTCCGACGGCGGTTTCCAGCAGGTGTGGCAGCACTCGGAGCTGTTCCAGGATCTGCGGTCGCCGCAGACCGGGGGCGCATGCGCCAAGTGCGACCACTACGACTCCTGCCGCGGCGGCTGCATGGCGGCCAAGTTCTTCACGGGCCTGCCGATGGACGGCCCGGACCCCGAGTGCGTCCAGGGCTACGGAGAGTCGGCACTCGCGGCCGACCGCAGCGTGCCCAAGTCCAGCCAGGACCATTCGCGGACCGGAAAACGCGCCGAGCGTCGCACGCCGAAGGCACCGGTTCCGCTCACCCTGCTCATGCGTCCGCCGGCCAAGATCTGTGATGAAAACCCGCTTGCCGGAATGGAATAG
- the mftF gene encoding mycofactocin biosynthesis glycosyltransferase MftF (Members of this protein family, MftF, are glycosyltransferases, members of PF00535 (glycosyl transferase family 2). The encoding gene is found as part of the mycofactocin cassette, in Mycobacterium tuberculosis, many other Actinobacteria, and occasional members of other lineages. Mycofactocin itself, a putative redox carrier, is a heavily modified derivative of the C-terminal Val-Tyr dipeptide of the mycofactocin precursor MftA (TIGR03969).) gives MQHARLPDGFGIRIDPKVRAYSGGRVLIGGSPMRMLKLAPAAAAMIGDGYLEVVDSQTAVVARRLLDSGVANPRPMATPSPSDVTVVVPLRDNVDGIARLVPALKGLNVVVVDDGSRTPLELPDLSGCTAHVTLLRHETSRGPAAARNTGLRSAETPFVAFLDSDVLPKTGWLERMLGHFSDPAVALVAPRIVALEPEGSMLARYEHARSSLDLGRKEAAVRSGSPVSYVPSAAMLVRRDVLVEVGGFDESMHVAEDVDLCWRLQEGGWRLRYEPVAHVAHDHRVSFGKWFTRKLFYGTGAAPLAARHEGMVPPVSMSKWTLFAVLAAATCTRIGLLGSIATLLVTMLRLRRTFRELDQPTRIAAILAARGFVGGVWQLASAMCRHYWPVTLLAVLLSRRIRRLAFVVAVTEGVVDWSTHREPGGLGPVRHTAFKRLDDVAYGAGLWQGAARARDLRALTPRIGS, from the coding sequence ATGCAGCATGCTCGCCTGCCCGACGGGTTCGGGATCCGTATCGATCCCAAGGTGCGCGCCTACTCGGGAGGCAGGGTCCTGATCGGCGGCTCACCGATGCGAATGCTCAAGCTCGCGCCGGCCGCTGCCGCGATGATCGGGGACGGCTACCTCGAGGTCGTCGACTCGCAGACCGCGGTGGTCGCGCGGCGTCTCCTCGACTCCGGCGTCGCGAACCCGCGTCCCATGGCCACTCCGTCGCCGAGCGACGTCACCGTCGTGGTGCCGCTGCGGGACAACGTCGACGGCATCGCCCGGCTCGTTCCGGCGCTGAAGGGGCTCAACGTCGTCGTCGTGGACGACGGCTCGCGCACCCCGCTCGAGCTGCCGGACCTCTCGGGGTGCACGGCGCACGTGACGCTGCTGCGGCACGAGACCTCTCGCGGTCCGGCCGCGGCCCGCAATACCGGATTGCGCTCCGCCGAAACACCTTTCGTGGCATTTCTGGATTCGGACGTGCTGCCGAAGACGGGGTGGCTCGAACGGATGCTCGGTCACTTCAGCGATCCTGCGGTCGCGCTCGTCGCGCCGCGGATCGTCGCTCTCGAACCCGAGGGGTCGATGCTGGCCCGCTACGAGCACGCGAGGTCGTCGCTGGACCTCGGGCGGAAGGAGGCGGCGGTCCGCTCCGGCAGCCCGGTGTCGTACGTGCCGAGCGCCGCGATGCTGGTGCGACGGGACGTCCTCGTCGAGGTGGGCGGCTTCGACGAGTCGATGCACGTCGCCGAGGACGTCGACCTGTGCTGGCGGCTCCAGGAGGGCGGTTGGCGCCTGCGCTACGAGCCCGTGGCGCACGTCGCCCACGACCACCGGGTCTCGTTCGGGAAGTGGTTCACCCGCAAGCTGTTCTACGGGACCGGGGCGGCGCCGCTCGCGGCCCGGCACGAGGGCATGGTGCCGCCGGTCTCGATGTCGAAGTGGACGCTGTTCGCGGTCCTCGCGGCGGCGACATGCACCCGGATCGGGCTGCTCGGCAGCATCGCCACCCTGCTGGTGACGATGCTGCGTCTGCGCCGCACGTTCCGCGAGCTGGATCAGCCCACACGCATCGCCGCGATCCTCGCCGCCCGTGGGTTCGTCGGTGGCGTGTGGCAGCTCGCGTCCGCGATGTGCCGGCACTACTGGCCGGTGACGCTGCTCGCGGTCCTGCTGTCCCGGCGGATCCGGCGACTGGCATTCGTCGTCGCCGTCACCGAGGGCGTCGTGGACTGGTCGACGCACCGCGAGCCCGGCGGGCTGGGGCCGGTGCGGCACACCGCGTTCAAACGTCTCGACGACGTCGCGTACGGCGCTGGGCTGTGGCAGGGTGCCGCCCGTGCCCGTGACCTGCGGGCGCTGACGCCGCGTATCGGCAGCTGA
- the mftB gene encoding mycofactocin biosynthesis chaperone MftB (MftB, a small protein, is a peptide chaperone that assists the radical SAM enzyme MftC in performing two modifications to the C-terminal Val-Tyr dipeptide of the mycofactocin precursor peptide, MftA. MftB's role is analogous to the role of PqqD in the biosynthesis of PQQ, a cofactor that derives entirely from a Tyr and a Glu in the precursor PqqA.), protein MRRVLIVSTPAAGNSSSAGTIDLDAAWKLHPQVALRPEPFGALLYHFGTRKLSFLKNRTIVAIVESLPEHPDVRAALSAQGIEEDAARPYLRALETLADSHMIVPS, encoded by the coding sequence GTGCGGCGTGTACTGATCGTGTCCACACCAGCCGCCGGCAATAGCTCGTCGGCCGGCACGATCGATCTCGACGCGGCGTGGAAGCTTCACCCGCAGGTGGCGCTGCGCCCCGAACCTTTCGGGGCGCTGCTCTACCACTTCGGAACGCGCAAGCTCTCGTTCCTGAAGAACCGGACCATCGTCGCGATCGTCGAATCCCTGCCGGAGCACCCGGACGTCCGGGCCGCTCTGTCGGCTCAGGGCATCGAGGAGGATGCGGCCCGGCCGTACCTGCGCGCCCTCGAGACCCTGGCCGACTCGCACATGATCGTGCCGTCCTGA
- the mftE gene encoding mycofactocin biosynthesis peptidyl-dipeptidase MftE — protein MDLASTPWPDVARDALTVAVPVGSFEQHGPHLPLDTDTRIASAVTRSLTDVVAAPAIEYGASGEHEGFPGTVSIGSGALETLLVEYGRSVCRWARRVVFVNGHGGNGPALVKAVELLRYEGRDVAWLPCAIPGADAHAGRTETSLLLHLSPRDVAMDRAESGNTAPIVELMPQLRSGGMLAATPNGILGDPAGASAEEGERLFADLVRRADEAIEGWSLRPDGRLV, from the coding sequence ATGGACCTCGCCTCCACCCCGTGGCCGGACGTCGCCCGGGACGCGCTCACCGTCGCGGTGCCGGTCGGCTCGTTCGAGCAGCACGGCCCGCATCTGCCGCTGGACACCGACACCCGGATCGCGTCGGCGGTGACTCGTTCCCTCACCGACGTCGTCGCGGCGCCCGCGATCGAGTACGGCGCGAGCGGGGAGCACGAGGGGTTTCCCGGCACCGTCTCCATCGGCTCGGGCGCGCTCGAGACCCTCCTCGTGGAGTACGGCCGGTCGGTGTGTCGGTGGGCGCGGCGCGTCGTGTTCGTCAATGGGCACGGCGGTAACGGTCCTGCGCTGGTGAAGGCCGTCGAGCTGCTGCGCTACGAGGGCCGCGACGTGGCCTGGCTGCCGTGCGCGATACCCGGCGCCGACGCGCACGCGGGTCGAACCGAAACATCCCTGCTGCTGCACCTTTCACCGCGCGACGTCGCGATGGACCGGGCCGAGTCGGGAAACACTGCACCGATCGTCGAGTTGATGCCGCAGCTGCGGTCCGGTGGCATGCTCGCCGCGACCCCCAACGGCATCCTCGGGGACCCCGCCGGAGCGTCCGCCGAGGAGGGCGAGCGGCTGTTCGCCGATCTCGTTCGCCGGGCTGACGAGGCAATCGAGGGCTGGTCCCTGCGACCCGACGGGCGGCTCGTGTGA